A window from Candidatus Hydrogenedens sp. encodes these proteins:
- the csm2 gene encoding type III-A CRISPR-associated protein Csm2, producing MNNRREEQNQKLDKKFKEFLKRMVMEGIDNKFIEEAEEYGEYLVKTANLTTTQIRRIFGHVKKIENFQEPKKFIPQLLMLKPMLAYTAKRHESVGFLQEVLENAIDAVTDTTIADDNRTARFRLFCAGFEAILAYHKAKGGKD from the coding sequence ATGAATAACAGAAGAGAAGAACAAAACCAAAAACTAGATAAAAAATTTAAAGAATTTCTTAAAAGGATGGTCATGGAAGGAATTGATAATAAATTTATTGAAGAAGCAGAAGAATACGGGGAATATCTCGTAAAAACAGCTAATTTAACTACTACCCAAATCAGACGGATTTTTGGTCATGTAAAAAAAATAGAAAACTTTCAAGAGCCCAAAAAGTTTATTCCTCAATTGCTTATGTTAAAGCCGATGCTTGCTTATACCGCCAAGAGACATGAATCGGTCGGATTTTTGCAAGAAGTTTTAGAAAATGCTATTGATGCAGTAACAGATACAACTATAGCAGACGACAATCGAACAGCAAGGTTCCGTTTATTCTGTGCTGGTTTTGAAGCAATATTAGCTTATCATAAAGCCAAAGGTGGAAAAGACTAA